DNA sequence from the Sardina pilchardus chromosome 23, fSarPil1.1, whole genome shotgun sequence genome:
cacacacacacctgtccaaaCCAAGCTTTTGAATAATGGACCTGAACACCTGGGACAAAGCAAACCATCTGATGTAACCTTAACTTGATCCCCCGCCTGGACTCCCTTTATCCTTTCACTGTGatcacactgaccacacacacacacacgcacacacacacacacacacacacacacacacacacacacacacacacacacacacacacactctctctcacacacacacacacacacacacacacattcacccagtGTATGGTGGACCTGTTTGCTCTATGACCTGCGTGTCATGCTGACCTTTGAAGGCCCAGCATTAATCATAGCAACAGCTGTTATGTCATATTGAAAGCTCTTTTGTGATTGGCCGGCAGCCGCTGACAGTGGAGGTGCACTACTACTACCTGCTGGAGCTGTCCTTCTGTCTGTCACTACTCGTGCCACAGCTCGCGGATGTGAAGAGAaaggtactacacacacacacacacacacacacacacacacacacacacacacacacacacacacacacacacacacacacacacacacacacacacacacagacacacacaccaacacacataaaaataaaacacacaaagacaaattaCAGGTCTGTGATGACCATTTGTGTTAACTGTCATATGGAGTAGCATAGCCACCTGACCCACAAAGAATCATGAATTATATTACAGTAAGCActattacagtatatactgtatatatttattttgaaaaatgtttattaaacttAAGGTAATGGGCTTTAAAGGTCAATGTTTGTATTTGCACGCCATGTGCATGCCTGTTCACACTTCACTTTTTCACACAAGAGCtcacctacagtataacagAGAGTTTATGGATCTGTTGAGATTCAAAATTCAATATGTAAAATAATGGCTGAATAATGATATCTGAACATCACCTTAACCAAATCCAACCCCTGACCGTACATTTTAGTTAGCACAGTATCAACAGAGAGTATTCTGATCATCTGAACatctgtagatagtctaatGGAGATGAGTCACGAGAAGtgtgacagaaatatttctcaGATAAACAactcaaaatcacacacacacacacacacacacacacacacacacacgcacacatgtttGTGCACGCGTGCGCAGATGCGAGTCTCTAAGCTAACTCGGTCTGAAAAACAGCTGGGGTGAGAGAGTGGCCTACTTCTATGACCCGGTCAGCACTAATCCCCAAACTgctacacagagcacacactgacacacaccaggatgctcactgtctctgtctctcacttagagcacacacacacacacacacacacacacacacacacacacacagagagagagagagagagagagaaatagagagagctagactcatgcatgcacacaaacagaaaagagaaatggagagagagagagagaaacatacttgcacacacacacacacacacacacacacacacacacacacacacacacacacacaccagctgtaaTCTCCAAAGCACTGTAGACTGCACACTCTAGgatgtttattttctctctctctctctctgtcactcagacacacacacacacacacacacacacacatacacacacacacacacacacacaatgtatgcgcacacacatacagattatGTCACATGCCCCCTCTGTCAATATTGTGTGGTGTCTCTGATGCCTAAGTAGCAGCCATAAGTGTCTTTGTAGTGGAAATGTaatgacatgcacacagatgcattCTAAACCAGAGAGATGTACAAGCAGATCTGTTTACACACAgacccattacacacacacacacacacacacacacacacagagagagagagagagagagacacacacacacacatacagacacacaagtacacacaaacacacacacacagacacacacacacacacacacacacacacacacacacacacacacacacacacacacacacacacaaacatacacacaaacacagagatagacagatacacacacaaatacagacacacatacacatacacatacacacacacacacacacacacacacacacacacacacacacacacacacacacacacacacaaggcgtACATGCCCTcccatttcttctctctctatccgtcgctctctctcatgccGTCccttgtccctgtgtgtgtgtcctgctccgTCCTGCTCCGTCCGTGTCAGGACTTCCTGATGACCCTGCTGCACCACGTGCTGTCCGTGGCTCTGATGGTGCTCTCCTACGTCAGCAACATGGTGCGTGCAGGGACCCTCGTCATGTGCCTCCACGACTCGGCTGAAGTGCTCCTGGAGGTAAGCTGCGTGTGCTGGATAATGCATggactagacacacacacacacacacacacacacacacatagccatctgtgaaacacacatacagtacacacacatattgcatgTTAACTACTGGAGCCGTAGAACATTCCCTCAGATATGTTCACGGTTCAAAAATGCAATATTGTCATTTGTGTTTAGAAGTAAGATACATTAGAATGAATGAATTGAAATGTATGTCATCTGATGTAGagaagtgtgagtttgtgtgtgtgtgtgtgtgtgtgtgtgtgtggtagaggtaCAGGTACAAGATCAGAAAATGCATTATAATTGAacaatacagtactgtatataaattctgggagaggaaaacaacatttcccatATTTTATTTAACAAAGCACTACAACTGAACTAGACTCTAGCAGATGTTTCCTTGTCTCCCCTGGTTAATTGTGGTtcactctccctgtgtgtgtgtgtgtgtgtgtgtgtgtgtgtgtgtgtgttccaggcaGCTAAAATGGCCAAATATGCGCGCTTCAAGCGCTTCTGcaacctcctcttcctcatgttcaccctcatcttcatcacatCTCGGCTGGCTCTCTACCCCGCCTGGTAAGtcttcctcgtcttcctcctcaaGGACCCTTTTCTCCCTTCAGTCGCCCACCTGTGGAAATCCAGCTAATTCATTAAGAAATGAAACTGCCAATTAAAGAAAAtgtagtgttcctttaaaaagaGTTTATGAAAGTAAATGTCAGCTGATTGAGTGAGTTTTCTAAAGGTAAATACGGAGTCTAGATTATGCTGGAGGGATGTGCTACAGGTCTGGTCCTGTGCTTGATTACGGTACCGAGTTACGAGTATCTGGATCATTTACCTGAAGCAACCTAATGACCCATCAACTTACCTTGTGTCACCTTGGGCCACTGAATATGGCTTGGACAAGAAGtaagcctgtgtgtctgtgtgctgtataGGCATTGACCTTGTCGTAAATACACAAGCGCTGCATGTCTCTTGTCCCTCTAaaactcaactctctctctcaccgtccTCTCAATTAGGGTGAATCAGCATAGCCGCACACACGGAGAGAGCTGCAATCCATTAAGGGTTTCCATGGTTTCTGTCCAAGCGTGCTCATTTGTAGTGCGTgatggactgtgtgtgcatgtatgtgtgataatgtgttagtgtgtgtgtgtgtgtgcgtgggggaatgtgtttgtgtgtgtgtgtgtgtgtgtgataatgtgtgtgtgcatgtgtgtgtgtgtgtgtggggggggggggttgtgtgtgcgtgcgtcacaCCTCCGAAGGTGGAAGCttgttagcagctagctgggCTCTTTTGGTAAATGAAGGTAATCACAAACACATCAGCAGAATCACAGCTCCTTAGTCTGCAGCCATACTGTCTTTGATGTTCTAATGGTGAACACGGTGTcagtgagacaaagagagagtgtgtgtgtgtttgtgtgtgtgtgtgtgtgagtgaaagagagtgtgtgtgtgtgtgtgtgtgtgagtgagagagagagatagagagacaagagaagagagaggaggtggaataGACAGAGGTAGTCATTGAAATCACCACTAGAAGAATCCCTCCATCATGTAGATCGGTTGCCACACTCTTCTCCTTGAGAGCTTGCATAATGTATGGCCTGGGGTGCTCTCATCTGTGAACAAGGAGAGGTATGTTGGAATAGTTATGTGGATGCCAAAATAGACACTGTGCCAGCAAATGTGGAGGTCCTTCCTGGGTTTATATATGGGACAAATACAAAGGGCTGGCAGTGGCTCAAACACAGAACAAATTCTGTGTgcgtctgaatgtgtgtgtgtgtgtgtgtgtgtgtgtgtgtgtgttagtggccAACTGATAAAATGGTGTGTCGGTAAAGTTATCGGCATTTATAACGGCCTGTAAAATCGGCGTTGTTAAATTAAGTAAAGAAAAGCCAAATACTGATCCATCATCTAAATTGCCAGTATTGTCTTCCATTGCCATGGGCCCGCTAGAAATAGGAACAGCACCTATTTTTCACGCGACAGACAAATGTATCGGAAGTGTTTCCAGCTAAAAGAGACAGGGAAGAGATGTTTTAATAGTCAGATCGGCCGCATCAGAGACATTTCTGGTATGGACGCTGACATGAAGCATGACGCAACAGTTATGGAACACATACGCAATGCACATACTATGGGGGGCAGTCTGAATCAACCGTAGATCATATGTGTATGTCTACGAGTATGTCTAAGCTCATTTTGATGTTTTCACTgtaagcaacccccccccccccccccccccccccgcccccccataGAAAGAGGCAGAAATTGAGGGGAGTCCTCACTTTTAGACACAACTTGTCCTCCTTTTCAGAGGAATTGGTTAGTGGTTTGGTGGCTGTCTGGTTGAAGGTCACATAAAGTTATGGCGgatgcagtgtggctgctgtgaCCTGTTGACATGGATGCACTAATGGAACTGTTCTGCTGttaacagtaaaaaaaacatcataaaaCATAAAGTACGTATTGTAAAATGTATCTTGGCATTGGTGCTTATCACAGATGATTTTATTTCCAATAACTATTTAATATGATTCAACTTTTCATTCGGATACCAGATAGTTAGGTCTATTTAAACACAATGTCCCAACTTGATCAGACCTTTACAATATGCTATATGTCTTGGATGAATATCGTTACAGTAATTGTCTTTTTAAAACCTCAAATTTCGAAATTGGTATCAGTCTTAAAATCCCATATCAGTCTGTCTTTCATGGCAAAGTGACattggactctctctctctctctttctctctctctctctcttagtgtgtctgtgttctatAATAATCACTGAGTCAAGAGGGTAGTCATTGATCAAAGTGACGTTTGGCTGATCTGATCgtgttcttgtttgtgtgtgtgtgtgtctatatttgtgtgtatcagtgtgtgcgtgtgcaggtgtgtgtgtgtgtgtgtgtgtgtgtgtgtgtgtgtgtgtgtgtgttgtatagtttttatttagtgaGGTGTATAGTGCTGTGTGTCAGGGTGCTGAAGACCACAGTGTTTGAGAGCTggtctctgttgtgttgtgttgtgttgtatatcTCAGGGTGCTGAAGACCACGGTGTTTGAGAGCTggtctctgttgtgttgtgttgtatctCAGGGTGCTGAAGACCACGGAGTTTGAGAGCTggtctctgttgtgttgtgttgtgttgtatatcTCAGGGTGCTGAAGACCACGGTGTTTGAGAGCTggtctctgttgtgttgtgttgtatctCAGGGTGCTGAAGACCACGGTGTTTGAGAGCTggtctctgttgtgttgtgttgtgttgtgttgtgttgtgttgtgttgtatatcTCAGGGTGCTGAAGACCACGGTGTTTGAGAGCTggtctctgttgtgttgtgttgtgttgtatatcTCAGGGTGCTGAAGACCACGGTGTTTGAGAGCTggtctctgttgtgttgtgttgtgttgtatatcTCAGGGTGCTGAAGACCACGGTGTTTGAGAGCTggtctctgttgtgttgtgttgtgttgtatatcTCAGGGTGCTGAAGACCACAGTGTTTGAGAGCTGGTCCCTGCTGGGCATCTTCCCCTCCTGGTGGCTGCTCAACGgcatgctgctgctcctgctggcaCTGCACTGTCTCTGGGCCTACCTCATCCTCAGGGTCACCTGCAGAGCACTGGCTGGAccacaggtgagacacacacactgacacacacacacacacacacacacacacactaacgcatgcacaaccacacatacatattatatgtactgtatatcacttcCTAATACAACATAATTGTACACTGAGGTCTTAATTACACAAgatgttccctctctctttctttttttacaggGGAGAAAACTGAATCCTTTGTGTGTAAGTACAGCATGAGTTGGCCTATACCACTCCAATGAGTGTGAAAATGTGTAAATGCATtactacatactgtagcctttgtaatgtaaatacatttaaaatgttgTGAAAGGAAGAGATCAACATAGCACACAGATGTTAAAgttgcttttttattattattattattattattattattattattattattattattctgaacGGTACATTTAAAACTGAGACATAGACTTTTGGTGTTATTCCAGTGTTATTTATCTAACACACTGAGGAGTCTGGTCATGGCCTCCAATGGGTATGTGTTTCCCCAGGTGTCCTTAGATAATCACCACGAGGTGGACTTCAGCTCTGACGAGGAGGACGTCCCGCCACACCCGAAGAAGCCACCTCACACGTCCCACAGGTCACAGAGAAATGCCAACGGCAGCAACGGGGCGCACAGGACAAACGGctacctgtgacacacacaaacacacactcacacacacacacacatatgctacaGCGCAGCTTTGGGTACACATGACATGATTAATGGAtacctataacacacacacacacacacatacagatcgACTCCACAGGGCACTACAGAGCAGTGAAAGAgatacctgacacacacacacacacacacacacacacacacacacacacacacacacacacacacacacacacacacacacagaccaactcCACGGGGCACTACATGGCAGTGAAAGAgatacctgacacacacacacacacacacacacacacagggaatatCAAATTATaatcactcacaaacatacatgtacTCTAGAATATCTGTAACTTTatgcaaaaatacacaaaaacacactccagGTTGTACTGACACCTGGCACATACGACAAGTATTTACAGAGACTGTTTACACgtgcatacagtagcctacacacatttccacaggtcagtACTGATGTCCATCTCTACATGAGGAGAGGGTGTTCTGGGTCCGTAATCACATCAATAGTAACAACAGCAAACCCAAACCCCCTACATTCATTTCCCCTTTTAGCTCTCAACCAAGTTCTGAGTTtactttgtatttatttatttatttattaattactTCATTTTCTTATATTCATTGTTTGTATGAATATTTATACATTCATGACTTTGCCAAGAATGAAAACAACATCTGTCAAAAggacatgttttcaaacggATGTGAGAGTATGTTGGACTT
Encoded proteins:
- the LOC134071651 gene encoding ceramide synthase 6-like; the encoded protein is MTGFLAWFWNERFWLPHNVTWADLKNTDEAVYPQSEDLYLAGPLAFCIIMVRLLFERLIVRPLVSGLRIEVKEAQKALPNAILDKVYTAITKHPDEKRLEGLSKQLDWDVRTIQRWFYRRRDQERPTTLARFCESMWKFAFYMYIFTYGVRYLKKTPWLHNTRECWQNYPNQPLTVEVHYYYLLELSFCLSLLVPQLADVKRKDFLMTLLHHVLSVALMVLSYVSNMVRAGTLVMCLHDSAEVLLEAAKMAKYARFKRFCNLLFLMFTLIFITSRLALYPAWVLKTTVFESWSLLGIFPSWWLLNGMLLLLLALHCLWAYLILRVTCRALAGPQGRKLNPLCVSLDNHHEVDFSSDEEDVPPHPKKPPHTSHRSQRNANGSNGAHRTNGYL